DNA sequence from the Cottoperca gobio chromosome 10, fCotGob3.1, whole genome shotgun sequence genome:
TGCTGCCCAATGGGTTTGGTAGAGCATTACCAGGGCGgactttactttttttcttccttgcATCCTTACCCGGCTTGTCTGGTATAAAACGGAGTTCTGCCGTTAGTCTGTTGGggaattttttttaactttcctTCACGGCGGGTGGTGTGCAGAGCCTAAGAAGACTTGGTTTATTCTACCAGCACGCCAGGAAACATTTACCTCAGGTTACCTCTTGGTTCAGGTCAGTCTGCATCCTCTTTTATGTCGTGAATAGATTTTAATCTCAGGAAGTCAAGGTCATATTGATGAGCGTCGGGTGTTAACGATGCGACAAAATGAAGATTATTATTCTTGTAGTAGTCGAAATGCATTGTGTGCGTTTATGTAAGTGCTAGAATCAGGTTCGGTTCTGCGGATGCGTAACGAGCTGCCTCTGTTTCATCACATTTCCTGCCTAGCtgcactctgtgtgtgcgtgtgtgtgatgaatTGGTTGCCTTTGTATCCATGCTGAATGTGTGCACCCTGTTTCAGAGTGCATCAGGCCTAGATttaactttctctttctttttgcatAATCTGATCAAATCGTTTCTTTACTGCATcctcatgtttcctctttcttGCAGATTACCACCCTCTCAAAACACCAAGCAGCTCTGCCTTAACAGCACCACCTGCCAGCTTTACACTGTAACCAAGCCAACCTAAAGCCTTCAAAATGATGCAGATCAGCATCGACTCGGCCAGCAACAAGCACTCCCTCATCAACGTCATGCATCGCTTCATAGCAGCAGCCAACAACATGGACGAGACCATCATGGTGCCGAGCCTGCTGCGAGACGTCCCGCTGGAGGAGCAGGCGGCCAGTAAGGTGGAGCCCAACAACAATCAAGAAGCACCGTGTCCCAACAAGCAGAGGGACATGTACGAGCACTACCTGCTCCTCAAGTCCATAAAAAACGACATGGAGTGGGGGCTGCTGAAGAGGGAGATGAGCAGCGGCGCCAGCTTCCTGGAGATGGCGGTgaagcaggaggagcagcagtcTGTCACCGGGGACCTGCTCCCCGACGAGAACTCAGACCTGGAGAACCAGTTTCACTACCACCTCAGAGGACTGTTTGGAGTTCTGTCCAAGCTCACGTTGCAAGCCGACCACCTCACCAACAGGTACAAGAGGGAAATCGGAGGTGGGAACTTCATGAGATAGAAGTCTCTacctttttctttctattgTACCTCCCCCCACCTcacctcacccccccccccccccccccccccccccccccccccccccccccgggacTGCTTGACTTGCACAATGGGATGTGTTGAGAAGGGCCCCCTCTTCCTAATGGATCTCAATGGACAGTGAACTGACCAGGGCAACCACTTTGTGACTTCTCTCACTCCTTAGTAACGACACTCCAACTACCCCAACCAAAACGCACCTGAAACCAGTGATGCCGGCACGTGTTCCTCTGCCTGTCTCAGAGGGTGACACTTTGTGCATGGTGGAGGTTTATTGAATCTGTCCCCAAAAGTCCAGATGAAGCGCAGCACTGGTTTATGCAGAAACTTGCCCtcctttctttttgtcttttcatttcaatATGAATTTGTCACCAGATTGTGAATAAAAGGTTTCTGACTGTAGGAGAAATTGAATGCTGGTTATTCTgtccctcctttttttttttttatcaaaataatttTAAAGCTGAGCTGAAGGGCTCTCACCTGCTGAGGTTTTAAATCTTTCCACTTGGTATTACTGTGACATGGCGTGCCTTGACTTTTTGTATACCCTCATGCCCTGTTCAGTTACTCCCCATTGTCGATTGCCTAAGTGGTTCATCAAggtgttcattttgtttgtctttggatATTTCAAATTTTATATTGACGcagtaaaactgaaataaataattggAAACTTTGAAGTATGCTTTGTCTTGTCACTGCTAACAGGAAGGATGTTGGGGGCGTTGCAGCCTTTTCCTCTTTGTAGTTTcgttcaaaaacaaacataggTTTTCTCCTCGGTGCTTAAGGCTGCACAGGAATGTGTTCCGGTGCATTTTAACATGCCACAACATGTAAACGACAACGCCGTTCCTTTTTATGTAGGGCATGTTTAGCAGCTTTATATAATGTTGCTGTTGGGAGGATTTAAAAGTGCTTTGCTGAGGATTTACCTAAAGGAGAAGCTTTACGAAGGTGCCGCAAAAGAGGTTATGCTCTCGAGCAGCATTGTTAACTTCACAGCAAGTCAAATGGCCTGCAAGAATATCCTGCAGCTTGTTTGTACTTCGGGGTGCGGTAAAGCAAataagtgggggggggggggtttgcttACAATGTAGCTGCAATTAGGAACACATTTAATCATAAAATGTATGCGAGTTAACTATTTATATCCAGTTCAGAATCTTAAAACACCATTTATGCATATGTCCTTACAGAACAGCTTGTTAAGAACGCAGTTGAGCCTTTTATTGTCCCACACATGATGCAACAAACTCCTCCAGCATGCAGCCTGTTTTATTTCCCATGTTAATCTCAAAATGCTGTTGACATTTACAGTCAACAGCTGTAAATGTCAAACGGGGTTATAAAAGCTGGAAAGGGCATTGACCCATCCGAAGAGATGAGACTATATATTCGTGAGACGATAAACTTGATTACAAGAATAATCTGCACCCTGGTGGCACGGCACGCATGGTCTTTAAAACCTGCGCAGGTGTTTGTCGAGATTTAGAGGAAATCGATCACTTATTGCTGCAGTTTTGTCACATTGAACATAATGGCAGTGTAgtataaattaaacattaaattgaTCTATATGTTGCTCAAACTCCCTCCCAGCTGCCACATCTATCCATCACTGAGTGAAACCCTCCCCTTAGCAACAGCTACACCACGAGCAGCCAATCCGGTTGCAATGGGggggtttttttttcctcctcaaaGGCGGAGCGGTGATTAGGAAGGAGATTGTGGTGTGATGAAGGGCAGGCGGTCAAACTGGTGCTCCTCTGACCAGCAGCAGCGAGCATGCCGTGGTTTGAGAGTTTGCATAAAAACTGCTGCATGAGCCCTGTGGTGCGAGACTACAgccctcctctttctttccactCACAATGGGCCATACAACTGGCTTCAAATCAAAATGGCTGTGCTGGTCAGAGCGCCTCAACCCACTCTGATAAACTGGGTCAACCAAACTGGTGACAGCTGGGCAGATGGTGAATGTGAACAGAAACAGGGGTTTCTTTACGTACAGTATTTAAACATCTGAAAATACAGCGATCAAATCTACATATTCTCCGAACTTAAAGCAAAACTCAACTTTCTAGGATATTTGCTTATTCTCTTTCTGACAAGAGTGGCATCAATCAACTTTTTTAAGAAAGATATGTTATGAAAACTACTTTTATATGACAGtaaattatttgtttacttCTTTTTTGCAGTGATATCTCCTCAAATATATtcttctaaaatgttattttccattGCAGCCTACCGCCAAACAAATCTCAAAGCAGGGCTTGAACCATGACATTGATATTCTGTAATATAGTTCAGACTGTCGGCATGCACAAGTCTTCCAAGTCACAGTAATGTCTTGAGAAACCTGAGAGCAAATCGTTGCAACCACTCAGTACATTGCCGTTTTGAAATGTTTCCAGAGTTTAGAGGAAGAAGTGCTGTTTCATCGTGCACAGCAGCTGTTTAGAAACTTGTTTCAAAGTCCATATTCTAAAGTGgtaaattacatttactctgTCAGAAccttaattcaattaaattcaaGGTAAGATCTCCTTTATATCACATTTACATCTCCTAGTCAAGCATTTTCTTATTCATCTCAATCGTTGAGTAATATTCATAGTTCGGTCTCTGTGTGAGTTCTCTGCATGTTCTTACAGGTGTCTCGTCTCATTTCTAGAGTCTcaactaaaagaaaaatgagattAGTGCGAGCTCTCAAATGAGGCTCAACACGGCAGCGACAATTGGAAGCACATGTCTCCGTTTATGACAAATCTCAGTGCCATTTTCCCTTAATCTCGGACGTATTTGACTCTTAAAGGCAATCAGTTCGTGCCAATGTGATGTACCAGATGCATATTTACATCTAGTATGTGCAACTTCCACAACGTTTAattcatttcacacacaaactcagtaATTCAAGTACATgctaaaatgtaatgtgtttggGAAATTAGCTGCAAAACAGTTGATTGCATGTCTGATATTTTTGTCTGTGCAGGCGTGTTGCAAGGGCTTTTAGGTTCAGTGCAATGTGACCGACATATCTTGGGACATACGAGACGTTTGGTGTTGAAAGGCCTCTTGAAGCACTGTGTGGTTGTCAGCTCTTTGCCCCACCTCTCCCTCCAGCATGAGGCTGCGTCGTGATCACAGACTTTGGCAGGCTGCTGACCCTTCCCTGGCAGAGATTTGCTTCACCTCAGCAGCCTTGTCTGTTGCTCAACAGCTGTAAAACTTCTGTCTCGCAGGAATAAAGCTCCAGACAGCCAGAGATTAATACTTTACGATGCAGGTCAAGTTAACCTTCTAAATAAAGGTTGATACCTTTTTAGCATTGGCTTACAGCGCCAATATACATGTCTGGCAGCCACGTATACACCCTGTTTGCTCCTGTCAACCTGGTCAGCCTCTGGGAACAGCACTGCTCACTGAGCAAACACCTGAGTGCATTCACTGTGCTGTTTGCTTTAATATCTCGTCAGCTTTCAGTGAACTGTGAAATCaaacaaaagagacaaatatGTGTCGGTTGAAACTGTAAGAGGATTTGgatacaacaaagaaaacatttgcttAATGTAAAGAGGTCTCCAGCAGtgtgttaaagggatagtttggattttgTTATGGGGTCGTATAAGGACTgtttttatatagcgcttttccaatctttacaagcgctttacaacacatgtcagcatttacagacattcatacagctaccatacaaggtgtcacctgctcatcaggagagataaacattcacacacacatcgaaAAAATTAAATCTCAGGTCCAAGTGttcgctatatttagaatattttgcTTGCTTTATCTTGCAGCCAGACAGCCCCTTCCAAtagggaactgaagccgttatatAATAAGTCACCAGACTCCTTCGACAAAAAACAGAACACAGAAGTTgttggtctaccgctgcctcaaTCAATTAGTTGCTTTTTGTTATCGTGTGACtttagtgttttaaaaagtTAGTTCAGATTCACTAAAGCCacgtaataacacaaacaaagtttAAAGTCCGTACATGTAAAAGTCCAAATAGGGACTAAAGTTGAACATGAACAATAACAGTATTGAACTCTCTGTGCAGCAGTGTCATGCTCTGTGTTGGAGTTAAATGTCATTGTACCTATCAAATCAAAAGAATTCAAAGTACCTCAAAATCGTTTTTAAGTGCAGCACAGTAAATGTTCTTAGTTACAATCAACCTCCAGCAGGAGTTTAACTTGGTCCCCAGGTAGCTGTTGCCTGTGATTACTGCAGGTGTGCTGTTGttgtgtaatgtgatgtgatgtatgCTGCCCACATGCAGCGTTGCCATGGTGTAAAGTTTTCTCATGTGAAAGACAGGGAAACCCACATCATCGTGCCCGGCTCAGACTTACAATATGCCGCCTTGTTGCGCTGCAGAAGTAATGAGAACCAGCACGCTCACTGATGTCattaacattttctgtttgtctgaCGTCTCGCTAACAACATCGCACAGACTTCTTTCTGTGAGGATGACATCCATAACTCAGAGGCTCTCCTGCAGCTACGCATGATGTTATTTAATAAGAAATTACAATTCTTCTTCCATGTGCTTTTAAAGAACACAGGTAATAGTAAGGCTGTACAATAAAAACAGATCAACCACATGCAAGGAAGTGAAAAGATGtctcttatttttgtttatgtCTAACTCTGTGTGAACTTTGTACCGTGATTATTGGATATCAATGTGTTACCTAATAATGTCTCAATGATGGCTTTAGCTTCAGTCGATAGCTATTTCTGTGTTGATTGAAGTCTGGAGCAAGACACCCAGAATGAAAGAGTTTGTATCATATAATATCATACATCATATCATAGCATATCTTATGTCTGCAGGATCAGTATGTTCCCCAGCTCAATATCCTCTAATATGACACGTTAAGGAGACCATATTAATGGTTTTATGTTCCCAGCAATGTTTTTCCCCTTGGTCAATGTGTTGAAACCCCCCACAGCTTATATCCCACTGATGTTATACTCCTTAATTAAAACCAAGAcagttttcttgacttttgACATTGATATCTCAACAGTAGCTGAACAGTTTTTACCATTCAAACTGGATTTGAAGAGCGAAGATAACTCTTACCATCTCTTACAATGTTAGTTTATATCaagaacataggaccctgggaataagagaataaaataaattaggTTTATTGCTAAGTAGCTTTTGCACATAAAAGGAtaatacataaacacagaaagataaataaaaaaggaaaaataagggcaaatattgaaagaaaaaaaaactataataaaaacaaattgtaaaatggaaaagaaatgtgtaaaaagaaatcgttttatattttattatattttttatattttataacatcGGGATGTATAATGTAACAATTTAAAATTAAAGAGCTCGGCAGGAATGTGCAAGAATATCTTCTAAGGGTGTGCAAAGGACAACAGTattaagaataaaaagaaaatgcaatacaatatacaatatgcaatatgcaatacaatatacaatatgcaatacaatatacaatatgcaatatgcaatatgcaatatgcaatatgcaatacaatatgcaatatgcaatatgcaatatgcaatacaatatgcaatatgcaatgaagttactttacaaatgaatATGTTATccacaaaatatatatgaaaagtatgaaatatgatgcattgctatCGAGTAAACTGGACATGATATAAAGTAAGTAAAATAGCTTTGCATTGATCAGCTGCAACAAAAATGCTGCTTCCATATtattgcatcaataataataataataatccaaaaatatatgtaaaacataaaactctCAAAGTACATGTTGCATAATATAATACTTTTGCTTaagtaggattttgaatgcaaAGCTTTACTTTTAATGGAGTTTTAATACATtatggtattagtacttttactcaagtaacgGATCTGAATTCTTCTTCCACCACGAGTTCTGCAGACCAACATTTCCAGGCTGATATTCTTTACATTATTACGTTGACATTTGATCAGGGTGTCTGTATTAAACCTTCATTATGTCACAAAAGATTGCAGATTAAGTGTTAAGTGTCAGTCTGTCCAGTCTTTCAGCTCCTGCTCTTTTGTCTTGTCAGCATTGAGACGCAGATGTGAAGCCGGGAACATCATGTTCTCTTTCCCACTGAACCCCCACAACACAGAGCCCCCCCTCTTCTTGCTTATTCCTGCACTTTCTGATAAGACCTGTACCACCTGTGCTGGACCGATAGCTCTGTGTTATATAGTTTTGGGAAAAGAATAACTCTGTGTGCTGTCTGGGTTACAACTGCTAGTGAAGCGCAGTCATGGGAGGAGAATGAATTCACTCAGAGCACAATGaagcctgttttgtttttccacagcAGAAAACCATCTTCCCACGATGTTACACTTGCCAACCCCAGAGAACACGCCACTCTGCCAACGCTGGTGAACACCACAGCAGGATCAGTATATAGGGGAGGGATGATGTTCGAGGTTATGTAAGAGGCAAGTGAGTGTGGAGTCCAGCTGGAGCAGCTTACAGCCTGACACAGAGTGTCTCTGAGAGCAAACAATCCCCTCAGCCTGgccctgtctgctgctcacacaTGTGCTGCTAATATAGGTCAATACAACCTtctgtcatgcacacacataaccGTATTCAGAGGTAGTTTGACATTAGAGAGAGCCCGTATGAATTTAGaggaaaaggttaaaaaaacaagagtTTGGATCAATTAAAGGAGCAGATGTTAACTTTTGACAAGCAGTTCAGAATATCTAGTTCActtaatttcttttaaatgtttaaaaataaggTAAACACATATATAACTGAGATTACTTTGTGTTGAAGATTAGAtcattaacaaatataaaactaagGTATGAACACTAAAGTGTATATGCTTCTTGTTTGGGACTTTATGggtgcatttattttgattttgtttcgTTTTcaatgtatacatttaatgagaatcgtacaaaataatgaatgtaaaaagGGTAGGTTGTCACATAAACTTCAGATTAACCTTTTCAGTCAGGATCAAATGCCTTCGATTTGTcactatttaaaaagtaattacttaatattgtttatttattattctttagaTGTGTATTTGAGTTGTATAGGTTGAAAACGAcagaaataaactaaactatactGCGATCTTCACGTCCTCAGTTTACAGTAATTATCAGGTATATAAGCGATAACCATGGAGGTCATCCCTCTGCTCTCAGGGCCACGGTCATCAGGTCAGACAGACACGACGTGAGTTCTTTGGAGGTCAGTGCTTGTGTCCATCTCTGGCTGCTGCATTTAATCTAATGCAAGACAAAGGAACAAAGTGTGTTCACAACAATAAAGCCCTCTGTTGGCAGTGCTGCTATTGGAAACACAGTGATCAGATTTCTGAGTGTTTGTGTAGCTAAAGCTTTGCATCCAAACAAGAGGAttttgtgtttctcatgtgcttttatttactttttatttttgctggtAAGAAACCAGCATGTCGTCAAATCTGAAGAGGCCTCACATTATTGTGTAGTATTGTGTATGtagcaaaaaaaaatataaagtgaAGAGTTTCTCAATTTGAACAGATGTTATGTCTGGGTGAGTTTTAAAGGCACGTGCAGGCTGGTTGAAATATTTGCTGCATACACTTTAGCTGACGCTTCAACTGCTTTCAGTGCTTAAATGTGAACTGAAATGTCACATCTGCTTGCTGCTAATACACTGCTGACACTTCAACTTTAACTCCTGTAAGTGCTGAAACTGCAACTGCCATCTTTAGATAGACAATGTAACTGCTTTCAGCTCTACTAATTGAACTCCCCTCTGCATGCAACTCTTCAAACAGAGACTTAACATGCCTTTAGTGATTGTACTTCAACTGCTTTCACTCTAACGTTTCAATTGACCGTCACATCCTCCAACTTAAACTgcaactgaaatatttttagATGCAAACAAttaagtctctttgtggttattttgccCCTTTTCATAGTCAATGTGAATCTCTTTGTTGCCTCTATGCAGatgttttggtctctttgtgtcattttgtgtcattttgtagtctttttgtgtcattttgtagtctttatgtttctttgtggtcattttgagtgtcttccttgtttgtatgtgtgtttttgagtgaCAGTTTGTAGGTAAAGGCCAGAGGGGCCCTCGGACACTTTGTGCCTGCTTggcccgttcagtaatccaaAAATGTGGCTTCATGTAGCTGGAAACACAGAGGGCAGGGATTCTATTTATTCATGTCTGGGTGACTGGGTTTTGTTTGCCACATGTAGGCTGGCTGCAACGTTGGCTGCACACAAAAGGAACACTTACACTTTATCTTACGATTCAACTGCTTTAAGGTATTACACTTCAACTTACTTTACATTTGCTTTCATGGCTGATGTATTAACTGGCACTTCAGCTGCTTTCATCTCTTACACTTTAGCTGAGAGTTTaagtcttcttcagctcttACTCTTTAATGCTTACAGACAAAACTCAACTCAACTTCCTGCAGCGCTTGAATTAAAGGCCCTTTAattcacacatatccgtatggcggaatacgtccaaatacgtccaactttcatcggatcggatcggaaaagtgaacgtatacagatacgtatttctaacctattgatagcgcatcacttacttacaaaatgtatcagacgaatgcccaacgaatgcataacgtatacaaaaatatggcgtatacaaaatatcagcaatacgctggtgtaccttgagtagtattcgttaagagcccgctgtgttacgctggggtgcgttgttgaacgctgagtcagtgaaaatgttttgcacaTGTTCGAAAttttcggacgtacccaacatgtgattcataagttatgcagacgctacacataagttacgttacgttagacatacgtgaatacgtacatgactacgttagaggtacgttacgtttacgtcggctgacggtgaaccctacagccagtttattgataacgagtggataacctattcgtaacctatgttaaacttatccctggcgacggagtaacttatcaaacgtgtttctacagtacagctagcgttcagctagtgttttgggagcttattggggtttgaatataatatatagggtccctgtgagtagctcatcctcacttcttcacagcacgtcttccatcatcagagagcatggaggatgctgagcggctgcgacaagagtacattctgttctccagccatcaacatgacgtgaaccaaatgacacttttccagctccgttggccagacgctctgatacgttttaaataagtaagtgatacgctatccatgtttgacatacgtataataatttgttatgtatacgtcagctacaacaccgctgtggaaaagttggacgtatttggacaaatgTTGAGCTaatgttcatatacgccggcacgtttctgccatacggagctgtgtgacagggccttaagattTCACAAGCTTTCAGCCATTACACTTCAACTGCTTTAAGCTCCAACTCCATTCAGCATCAACTGACACTTCAAACTATTTTGCAAACTAAACTGCAACTCCCAGATAATATTTATCATGCAACTGACGACTCAACTGCTTTCAGTGCTTTCGTGTTGAATTAAGTTTCAGTTGCTTTCATTTCTTACGCTTCAGCTGACCCTTCAGCTCCTTTCAGTGCTTCTACAGCAACTGCAATTTATTTCACAtgcaaataattatttcaaCCCGTTTGAATCTTACGATATCTGCACCTCAACATATTCCTCCTCTAGTTCAACCTTCACAAGGCTGTAAATACAAAGTGCAAATACATTCTAATCAGATTTCCTTCCTGTGTCTGGGCCACTGGGTTTCTCAGACAGGTGCACGTGCAGGCCGGCTGAAAAATTGGATGAATACCAAAACTTACTCAGATGTCTGGACGAGCCTTTGCAACAAGTGAGGGCCGATGCATGACAGTGTTATTTTTACCGCCTGGGTTATCTTTGGAGATGAGTTTGTGAAATCATCGAGCCAGAGAAAGCAGCAAATTAAACCGCATTAGATCTCTTGATATCAACACGGACACAATACATTTAACATCCTATTTAGAGTTGTGTCACAGCAGTGCTATAGCTTCAGCATGTTTTAATGTCACAGACGGACAttcagcagagaacacattCATCTAAAACCTGCTGATCTTAACAAAAGAGCCCTGTGCAGTCTCACGGGTCTCGATCTGTCTCAGGCACTAAAACATTCCCAAAACGTCCAAAGGACAATTCAGACAGAAACAACGTTTACTCTTGCATGTTTAAGATTCTGGTCAGCGTGGCTGTTTTCAATGGGGACTGTGAGAAAAAGGGAAGCTATATGCAAGCTAAGTGAGCGGGACTCCCCTCTTCcgtgtgttttgtttctttttaaaagaggACTGTTGCATAACGGGTGTCCTCAGTGAACCCGAGGAACTCATTTTCATAACAAATAATGTACAGACAGGCACAAAGTAATAACCTGAAAAGCCTTTTGAAGCATTGATTGAATTTACAGGTTTTATTGAAAGTTTtggtaaaaaagaaacagagaattCTTTATATTTGCATATTGGAAGTTTAAgttaaatgaaaagataaaGACAACTCATccatttgatatatatataaataatgtgctGTTGTACAAAACATTGCTTTGCCTCACATCCCTTTGTGTCTCCATGTAAGGCTGGTCTCCCTTCCTCTTTCCATGTCAGTCTGTCAGTAGGTCTTGTGCAGACTTGCCCTCGTTTTCATCCTATCAGACGCTACTGCCCCACATCAGGCGGCCAATGAGCGGCGAGGTATGGCAGAGGCTTGGTGAAGGGGGCTGCCCCAAGAGCTCAACTGCTCCATGTATGATGTAATCAGGCTTGATTTACAGGAGAGTCAAGTTTTCCCAAGACTCTTAAATCTCACAGAAACATGATCACTTCACTTGGAGTTTCTCAAACCAACCGGATaaagttgaaaaaaaaataaaatataaatttacTTTGACGAAAAACtccaaaaaaagcaaaaacatttaattttaattttagaaTCAATTCTTCATGTGCAGTTATCAAGAATTATGAAAATACtttaatcaaatataaatcTACAGTC
Encoded proteins:
- the mid1ip1l gene encoding mid1-interacting protein 1-like yields the protein MMQISIDSASNKHSLINVMHRFIAAANNMDETIMVPSLLRDVPLEEQAASKVEPNNNQEAPCPNKQRDMYEHYLLLKSIKNDMEWGLLKREMSSGASFLEMAVKQEEQQSVTGDLLPDENSDLENQFHYHLRGLFGVLSKLTLQADHLTNRYKREIGGGNFMR